Below is a genomic region from Scyliorhinus canicula chromosome 2, sScyCan1.1, whole genome shotgun sequence.
ctataggctgctgcataggagtctataggctgctctatgggagagtctataggttgctccatgggagagtctataggctgctcaatgggagagtctataggctgctctatgggagagtctataggctgctctatgggagagtctataggttgctccatgggagagtctataggctgctccatgggagagtctataggctgctccatgggagaatctataggctgctctatgggagagtctataggctgctccatgggagagactataggctgctccatgggagagtctataggctgctccatgggagagtctataggctgctctaTGGGAGAATCTATAGGCTGCTCtatgggagagtctataggctgctgcataggagagtctataggctgctccatgggagagtctataggctgctccaTAGTAGAGTCTATAGGCGGCTCtatgggagagtctataggctgctctatgggagagtctataggctgctctatgggagagtctataggctgctccatgggagagtctatatgctgctctatgggagagtctataggctgctccatgggagagtctataggctgctctaTGGGAGAATCTATAGGCTGCTCtatgggagagtctataggctgctgcataggagagtctataggctgctccatgggagagtctataggctgctccaTAGGAGAGGCTATAGGCTGCTCcatgggagagtctataggctgctccatgggagagtctataggctgctccatgggagagtctataggctgctccaTGGGAGAGTCTATGGGCTGCTCTCTGGGAGAGTCTATGGGCTGCTCtatgggagagtctataggctgctccatgggagagtctataggctgctctatgggagagtgtataggctgctccatgggagagtctataggctgctccatgggagagtctataggcggctctatgggagagtctataggctgctccatgggagagtctataggcGGCTCTATGGGAGAGTCTATGGGCGGCTCtatgggagagtctataggcggctctatgggagagtctataggctgctccatgggagagtctataggctgctatatgggagagtctataggcggctctatgggagagtctataggctgctccatgggagagtctataggcggctctatgggagagtctataggcggctctatgggagagtctataggctgctatatgggagagtctataggcggctctatgggagagtctataggctgctccatgggagagtctataggctgctccatgggagagtctataggctgctccatgggagagtctataggcggctctatgggagagtctataggctgctctatgggagagtctataggcCTCTCTATGGTAGAATCTATAGGCTGCTCCATGGGCGAGTATATAGGCTGCTCTATGGGAGAGTATATAGGCTGCTCtatgggagagtctataggctgctccatgggagagtctataggcGGCTCTATAggagagtctataggctgctccatgggagagtctatatgctgctctatgggagagtctataggctgctctatgggagagtctataggctgctctatgggagagtctataggctgctccatgggagagtctataggctgctccatgggagagtctataggctgctccatgggagagtctataggctgctctatgggagagtctataggctgctctatgggagagtctataggctgctccatgggagagtctataggctgctccatgggagagtctataggctgctccatgggagagtctataggctgctctatgggagagtctataggctgctccatgggagagtctataggctgctccatgggagagtctataggctgctccatgggagagtctataggctgctctaTGGGAGAGTCTATAGGTTGATCTATAGgagtctataggctgctccataggagagtctataggctgctATATGGGAGAGTCTATAGGTTGATCTATAGgagtctataggctgctctaTGGGAGAGTCTATAGGTTGATCTATAGgagtctataggctgctccataggagagtctataggctgctatatgggagagtctataggctgctccatgggagagtctataggctgctctaTGGGAGAGTCTATAGGTTGATCTATAGGATAGCCGGTGACCTGCTGAACTCCAGTTGGAGGCTGGCCCTGTGACCTCACTGATGTGCGACACCGGATGTGCGGTGACGCAATCAGTCTGCGCCGGCACCGGTTGGACAATTCGAGTCACCGAACCCGGAGCCCGAACCCCGGTACCggctccccccaaaccccccagacCCCCCGCTCCAGCCGGACCCCCCGCCCCGGACCCGGGATCCCCGCACCGCCGCCATGCTGAAAACCGTCATTCTCATCGGAGGCTCCCAGAAAGGTAATGCACATGTGGGCGGggccagagagggggagggaacagACAGTGGGTGGGGCGAGACACTGGGGGAGGGgccagagagagacagtgggtgGGGCTAGAGAGACGGTGGGTGGGGCTAGAGAGACGGTGGGTGGGGCTAGAGACGGTGGGCGGAGCTAGAGAGACAGTGGGCGGAGCTAGAGAGACAGTGGGCggagccgagagagagagaggggggaacagAGTGAGTGGGacgagaggaaggggaggggcaaGTGAGAGTGGGTGGGGCAAGAGACTGGGGGATGGGCcagagagagtgggtggggcaagagactgggggaggggccagagagagagtgggtggggctAGAGACTGGGgaggggccagagagagagagtgggtggggctAGAGGGGGAAACAGATGGGGTGGGGCTAGAGACTGGGGGAGGGGCCAGACAGAGTGGGTGGGGATCGGGACTGGGGGTGTGCCAGATAGATAGAGGGGGTGGGGCTAGAGACTGGGGAGGATCCAGAGATAGAATGGGTGGGGTTTGGCACtggggaggggtcagagagagagggtgggggtagtgttttatggggacagtgtagagggagctttactctgtatctaaccccgtgctgtacctgtcctgggagtgtttgatggggacagtgtagagcgagctttactctgtatctaaccccgtgctgtacctgtcctgggagtgtttgatggggacaatgtagagggagctttactctgtatctaaccccgtgctgtccctgtcctgggagtgtttgatggggacagtgtagagggagctttactctgtatctaaccccgtgctgtacctgtcctgggagtgtttgatgggggcagtgcagagggagctttactctgtatcgaaccccgtgctgtacctgtcctgggagtgtttgatggggcagtgcagagggagctttactctgtatctaaccccgtgctgtacctgtcctgggagtgtttgatggggacagtgcagagggagctttactctgtatctaaccccgtgctgtacctgtcctgggagtgtttgatggggcagtgcagagggagctttactctgtatctaaccccgtgctgtacctgtcctgggagtgtttgatggggacagtgtagagggagctttactctgtatctaaccccgtgctgtacctgtcctgggagtgtttgatggggacagtgtagagggagctttactctgtatctaaccccgtgctgtacctgtcctgggagtgtttgatggggacatcgcagagggagctttactctgtgtctaatgtcgtgctgtacctgtcctgggagtgtttgatggggcagtgcaaagggagctttcctctgtatctaaccccgtgctgtacctgtcctgggagtgtttgatggggacagtgtagagcaggggtgggcaaacttttccgtgcaagggccacattcagaaattcacaattcacaaagggccgcatagtatattaagtaaaataattacttcacccggttatgattctgggcgcctcatatagaacatagaacagtacagcacagaacaggcccttcggccctcgacgttgtgccgagcaatgatcaccctactcaagtcaacgtatccaccctataccagtaagtaacccaacatccccccccccccattaaccttaaaaaaaaatattaaaaaaaaatatatatttttaaatttttttttttaatgacttggtgggccgcagaaatacctttggcgggccgcatgcggcccgcgggccgtagtttgcccacccctggtgtagagggagctttactctgtatctaaccccgtgctgtacctgtcctgggagtgtttgatggggaatgtgtagagggagctttactctgtatctaaccccgtgctgtacctgccctgggagtgtttgatggggacagtgtggagggagctttactctgcatctaaccccgtgctgtacctctcctgggagtgtttgatggggacagtgcagagggagctttactctgtatctaactccgtgctgtacctgtcctgggagtgtttgatggggacagtgtaaagggagctttactctgtatctaaccccgtgctgtacctgtcctgggagtgtttgatggggatagtgtagagggagctttactctgtatctaaccccgtgctgtagctgtcctgggattgtttgatggggatagtgtagagggagctttactctgtatctaacgccgtgctgtacctgtcctgggagtgtttgatggggacagtgtagagggagctttactctgcatctaaccccgtgctgtacctgtcctggaagtgtttgatggggacagtgtagggggagatttactctgtatctaaccctgtgctgtacctgtcctgggagtgtttgatgggtacagtgtaaagggagctttactctgtatctaaccccgtgctctacctgtccttggagtctgtgatggggacagtgtagagggagctttactctatatctaacaccgtgctgtacctgtcctgggagtgtttgatggggacagtgtagagagagctatgctctgcatctaaccccgtgctgtacctgtcctgggagtgtttgatggggacagtgtagagggagctttactctgcatctaaccccgtgctgtacctgtcctggaagtgtttgatggggacagtgtagggggtgatttactctgtatctaaccccgtgctgtacctgtccttggagtctgtgatggggacagtgtagagggagctttactctatatctaacaccgtgctgtacctgtcctgggagtgtttgatcgggacagtgtagagagagctatgctctgcatctaaccccgtgctgtacctgtcctgggagtgtttgatggggacagtgtagagggagctttactctgtatctaaccccgtgctgtacctgtcctgggattgtttgatggggacagtgcagagggagctttactctatatctaaccctctgctgtacctgtcctgggagtgtttgatggggacagtgtaatgggagctttactctgtatctaaccccgtgctgtacctgtcctgggagtgtttgatggggatagtgtagagggagctttactctgtatctaaccacgtgctgtacctgtcctgggagtgtttgatggggacagtgtaaagggagctttactctgtatctaaccccgtgctgtacctgtcctgggagtgtttgatggggatagtgtagagggagctttactctgtatctaaccccgtgctgtagctgtcctgggattgtttgatggggatagtgtagagggagctttactctgtatctaacgccgtgctgtacctgtcctgggagtgtttgatggggacagtgtagagggagctttactctgcatctaaccccgtgctgtacctgtcctggaagtgtttgatggggacagtgtagggggagatttactctgtatctaaccctgtgctgtacctgtcctgggagtgtttgatgggtacagtgtaaagggagctttactctgtatctaaccccgtgctctacctgtccttggagtctgtgatggggacagtgtagagggagctttactctatatctaacaccgtgctgtacctgtcctgggagtgtttgatggggacagtgtagagagagctatgctctgcatctaaccccgtgctgtacctgtcctgggagtgtttgatggggacagtgtagagggagctttactctgcatctaaccccgtgctgtacctgtcctggaagtgtttgatggggacagtgtagggggtgatttactctgtatctaaccccgtgctgtacctgtccttggagtctgtgatggggacagtgtagagggagctttactctatatctaacaccgtgctgtacctgtcctgggagtgtttgatcgggacagtgtagagagagctatgctctgcatctaaccccgtgctgtacctgtcctgggagtgtttgatggggacagtgtagagggagctttactctgtatctaaccccgtgctgtacctgtcctgggattgtttgatggggacagtgcagagggagctttactctatatctaaccctctgctgtacctgtcctgggagtgtttgatggggacagtgtagagggagctttactctgtatctaaccccgtgctgtacctgtcctgggagtgtttgatggggatagtgtagagggagctttactctgtatctaaccacgtgctgtacctgtcctgggagtgtttgatggggatagtgtagagggagctttactctgtatctaacgccgtgctgtacctgtcctgggagtgtttgatggggacagtgtagagggagctatgctctgcatctaaccccgtgctgtacctgtcctgggagtgtttgatggggacagtgcagagggagctttactctgtatctaaccccgtgctgtacctgtcctgggattgtttgatgggggacagtgtaatgggagctttactctgtatctaaccccgtgctgtacctgtcctgggagtgtttgatggggacagtgcagagggagctttactctgcatctaaccccgtgctgtacctgtcctggaagtgtttgatggggacagtgtagggggtgatttactctgtatctaaccctgtgctgtacctgtcctgggagtgtttgatggggacagtgtaaagggagctttactctgtatctaaccccgtgctgtacctgtccttggagtgtgtgatggggacagtgtagagggagctttcctctgcatctaaccccgtgctgtacctgtcctgggagtgtttgatggggacagtgtagagggagctttactctgtatctaaccccgtgctgtacctatcctgggagtgtttatggggacggtgtagagggagctttactctgtatctgaccccgtgctgtacctgtcctgggagtgtttgatggggacagtatagatggagctttactctgtatctaaccccgtgctgtacctgtcctgggagtgtttgatggggacagtgtagagggagctttactctgtatctaaccccgtgctgtgcctgtcctgggagtgtttgatggggacagtatcgaTGGAGCTTTATGCTGTATCTcccccgttctgtacctgtcctgggagtgtttgattggaccCTCCCCACTCtaacagtttttttttttccaggtACGCGATTCCGGCCGTTGTCCTTCGAGGTGCCGAAGCCCCTGTTCCCAGTTGCAGGCGTCCCGATGATTCAGCATCTCATTGAAGCTTGTTCAAAGGTAACACAGACCTCCCTTCACTTTACTGAGATAAGTCACCAAGGAATCACGTCAGGCTCACAGGTATTCTGCAGCTGGTTCCAGGatttaaagggcagcatggtagcacagcggttagcactgttactccacagctccagggtcccaggttcaatcacgcCCAGTATCTTTcttttaacctttaaaaaaaaattcagagtacccaatttatttttccaataaagggagaatttagcgtgggcaatccacccaacctccacatctttggtttgtgggggtgaaacccacgcagacacgggaagaatgtgcaaactccacacagacagtgacccagaccaagGAAATCTAagatattgtcacgagtaggcttcaaatgaagttactgtgaaaagcccctagtcgccacattccggcgcctgttcggggaggctggtacaggaattggaccgcaatttagcccagtgtgctaaaccagccccttttttggacacaaagggcaatttatcatggccaatccacctaacctgtacatctttggacttgtgggaggaactcggagcacccagaggaaacccaagcaggcatggggagaacgtgcagactccgcacagacagtgacccaaaccaggattcgaacctgggaccctggtgctgtgaagccacagtgctaaccactgtgctaccgtgcagcccctcctttagccagatATCCGTTATAGCAATGACATCCCGCTGCCAATGTGTCTCCCTATGCTCTTAACTCGTCTACCTTGTTTGaaatactccttgcattgaagtataaacaGTTTAACCCCACCATTTTTCCTTGCTGGACACTTTTAAAACTTTGCTTCTCCTGTAGTTCCAAGTGTATGACGACATCTTCTACatctgaataggatgggaatagagggatatggacccaggaagtgtggaagatttaagttcagacgggcagcatggttggcgcaggcttggagggccgaagggcctgttcctgtgctgtacttttctttgttctttgtgtcacGAGTTCTACCTCCATTTTCCTCATCTGAGTTTCACCCTATCTGATCCTACTCCTGGGACCCCATCCCCCTGACACACTCGTCTAAATACTCCCCAAAAGAACTAGCGAAAGCCCCCGCTCGGACATCGATCCCAGCTCTGACCGAGTGTAACCGATCCGATTTGTActagtcccaccttccccaggacaGGTCCCAGAGCCTGAAGAATCTGTATCCCTCCCGGCAACAACATTtctccagccatgcattcatctgttctatcctcctatttctgctCTCTCTCGTGCATggaactgggagtaatcctgagattgctaCATTTGAGGTTCTGGATTGTAGTTTATCTCCTAACCTCCTTTACTCAGTTTGCAATTTACCGATTTTATTGGTACCGATGtgaaccacgaccactggctattcaccttccctccccagaaTACCCTGCAGTTGCACCATGACATCCCAGaccctgacaccagggaggcaacatatcatccttgATTCACATTTGCAGCCACAGAAGTGTCAGTCCGCCCTATCTATTGAATCCCCCATCACTATAACCCTGCCACTCTCTTTATTCCCACCTGTATAAGCAGCAGAGCCACACATAGTGCTGTGGATTTGGCTGCTGCCGCTTTCCCATGAGAACCCCCAGCCAACAGTGTCCAAAGCAATATATCAGGGGGGTAGAAGTCTTGCTTTAGTTTGCAAAGCGCTGGTTTGACTGGACCTGGGGCAGTTCTAGGCTCCACACCTTCGGAAGGATAAATTGGAATAATGCCTGGGCTCCAAGATATTAGTTACATTGAGAGCTACACACATCTGGGGTTCTAATCCCTGGAATTTGGAAGGCTAAAGGGGTGGTATGATTGACAATTCCATTATATCAGGAGGAGCTGATAGGGTAGTTCAAGAGAAATGGTTTCCAATGATTGGAGAATCAGAGACTAAGGGGCAGAGTCTGATAATTAGAGCCAGATCTTTTCGCAGTGAAATGGGAAACACTTCCTACACACACAGGGTGATAGATGGTTGGAATTCatttccacaaatggcaattgatgcaaGATCCTCAGTTATTTTAAAATCGAGATAGATGTTTATTATCCAGAGGTTAGTGTTACTGCAAAGAGTCCGGTATATGGAGTCAGACcactgatcagccgtgatctcattgaaatgtgcaactggttggaggggctgaatggcctcatgatCCCACATTCCAAAAGGCaggaggggcagagtggccacCTGTTCCTAAATTACTATATTCCTCTCTGCCTTTCTGCAGATTCCGAATATGAAGGAGATTTTACTCATTGGGTTTTACCAGCCTAGCGATGAATTAAGCCGTTTCCTCCTGCTAGCCCAGCAGGAGTTCAAAGTCTGTATAAggtaaaagaaaaatatttttaaaacccaCTGTGTTTGTTGTAGTATAATATCAATGTGCTTTCGGACATATACAAATCATATAGTGTGATgtatgtaagaaattgtcatattttatatttgttgcagtaatgttattaaaaaaccTGGGTTTCAGATGCATACTTCAATTTGTCCGctgaagctgtgattaaggggtcataAAAATGAGGTAATCCTCAAAAATGAggcaggagacagctggtgatctggaGTGATGGGGGGTCACTGACGAGCCCTCTTCCCTGAGAGGAGCAAAGAACCAGGGAGGATTGTAAAGGCCACAGTGGAGTCCTCCTCTGGTTGGAGTGAACTCTGATGATCAGCTGCTTCCTctgttttcgctagaatttagaaaTTTAAAGGGTGGTCTGATTGATACATTCAAGCTATTAACAGGGAAAGGGAgtatagataaagataaactatttccactggttggagattctaaaactaggggacatGGCCTAAAAATTAGGTCCAGACCGTtgaggagagatgttgggaagaacttcttcactcaaagagtggtagagatttggaactctctcccacacacagcaggcgaagctggaacagttgttaattttaaatctgagatagataggtctttgttaagcaaagatattagtggatatgggccaaagacgggtgtggggcggcacagtggttagcactgctgcctcacagcgccagcgaaccgggttcaattccgaccttgggtcactgtccgtgcggagtctgcacgttctccccgtgtgtgcgtgggtttcctccgggtgctccggtttcctcccacagtccagagatgtgcagattagatagattggccgtgctaaattgcccctttcaaATGTCagatgggggttacagggatagggtgggaattgGCCCTAgattggtcggtgcagacccgatgggccaaatggcctcctgcactgtcgggattctatgattctatatagaatttggccacagatcagccatgatctcattcaatggtgGGACagtctcaaggggctgaatggcattctcctgttcctgtgttctgaGGTGAGACCCTTTAGTCTGGGTACCTTAACCCCGGATCTTTAATAATATTATTGCCAGAAATATGTACCGTAACCCAGGCTTTTAGTAacattattgtcacatatataatatataatataagCCAATTTCTACAGTCATCACAATATGTGGTATTTGACATATTTGTAAGTCGGTTGGATTTCCAACAGAAATGTTAATAAGGAGCTCCTCCTTCTTGTCCTTTTTGCTCACAGGTATCTCCAGGAATATGTAGCTCTGGGGACTGGTGGCGGGCTATACCACTTCCGGGACCAGATCCTGTCAGGAAACCCGGAAAGGTTCTTTGTCATGAACACGGATGTTTGCTCCGAGTTTCCATTGATGCAGATGATGGAATTCCAACAAGCCCGGGGACAAATCAACTCTTTTGTTATGTTGGGGACAACAGTAAGAAAACAGATCTGATCCTTTATATATAAAGGCTGGGGAGTTTCAATCAGGGGTTAGGTTGAGGCAGGGGTAGCGGAGGCCGGCTCTGGCGTAGGGGCAGGGGAGGCCGGTTCTGGGGCAGGGGCAGTCCGGTGACTGGTTGTGGGGTAGGGGCATCGGAAGCCGGTTCTCGGGCAGGGGTAGTCCGGTGACTGGTTGTGGGGTAGGGGCATCGGAAGCCGGTTCTCGGGCAGGGGCAGTCCGGTGACTGGTTGTGGGGTAGGGGCATCGGAGGCCGGTTCTGGGGCAGGGGCAGTCCGGTGACTGGTTGTGGGGTAGGGGCATCGGAGGCCGGTTCTCGGGCAGGGGCAGTCCGGTGACTGGTTGTGGGGTAGGGGCATCGGAGGCCGGTTCTCGGGCAGGGGCAGTCCGGTGACTGGTTGTGGGGTAGGGGCATCGGAGGCCGGTTCTGGCGCAGggttatgtttttattaatttacgggatgtaggcgtcgctggctaggccagcttttattgcccatccttagttgcccttcaggggaaaggtggcacagtagttagcactactgcgtcactgcgccagggaccccggttcaatacccgcctcgggtgactgtgtggagtctgcacgttctccccatgtctgcgtgggtttcctccgggtgccccagtttcctcccacagtctaaagatgtacaaCGTGTGTGCATTactcatgctaaattatcccttagtgttcaataggataggtggggttactgggttacggggattgagtGGGTTGTGGGTTTAGGTTCTTTGAGACGGTcgatgcagactagatgggcagaATGACCTCTTTATGCCCTGTAGTTATTCGATGATTCGATaagctggtggtgagttgccttcttgaacccctgcagtccctgaagtgtaggtacacccacagtgctgttagggaatttccaggtggtgggtatcccaggtatctgctgctcctgtcctcggGTGATGAAAGagctgtgttccgaaagctagtgattccaaacatacctgttggactttaaatgaaaatgaaaatcgcttatcgtcatgagtaggcttcaatgaggttactgtgaaaagcccctagtcgccacattccagcgcctgttcgggaggctggtatgggaattgaaccgtgctgctggcctgcttggtctgctttaaaagccagtgatttagcccagtgtgctaaaccagcccctggtttaacctggtgttataagacttcttactgtattcatTAGCGATAGCGAAAGACAGCATGGCTttttgaaggggaggtcgtgcctcaccatCATGATCGAGTTTTTTGTGGA
It encodes:
- the LOC119962468 gene encoding mannose-1-phosphate guanyltransferase alpha-A-like, producing the protein MLKTVILIGGSQKGTRFRPLSFEVPKPLFPVAGVPMIQHLIEACSKIPNMKEILLIGFYQPSDELSRFLLLAQQEFKVCIRYLQEYVALGTGGGLYHFRDQILSGNPERFFVMNTDVCSEFPLMQMMEFQQARGQINSFVMLGTTANRRQSMNYGCIVENQQTHEILHYVEKPSTFVSDIINCGIYLFTPDIFQYIGEVFRKNQQDHSM